In Citrus sinensis cultivar Valencia sweet orange chromosome 3, DVS_A1.0, whole genome shotgun sequence, the sequence TAATTTTTCTCCATGAAATAAtacagagaaaagaaaaaaaagggtaaacaACAGAAAAATTGTAATCAGCTGTAGATTGAAGAATACTTGACCCTCGATGACCAAACTCCAACATTGAATCTCTCAAAGCAAAAACTTAGGAACTCATCACAACATGGCCTTTTGAACACTGAAAAGAATCAAGTTAGAGTTAATTAAtgacataaaataatattcaaatatgtCAACTAAaaataagtgcttatttaattttacctGCTTTATTTGATACCATTTTATCTGGCCTATATCGATGATAAGGAGATGCAACAATGTCTACAAGAAGTCCATTCAGATCAAGTACAAGAAGCTTTTTCTTAGAATGGCCGATACATACATTTCCAGGTGGATATTGCAGTGTTTGTGAATGATTTTCCTCTTCACTAGAGTCATGTAAACCAGTACCAGATTCTACGACACCCAAATGTGATGGAGGAAATCCTTCTGTTGTCTTGGTTTCTACCTCTACATGCTGCTTCTTTGGGAGCTTGCAGCTCCTATCATGGCCAGATATATTATATTCCTTGGGATGAGATGGAATTTCATCAGAAACATCATTCCCATGAGAAGCATCATGCACAGTAATCTGGATCTTATCTAGTTTATCACTGAGTTTCTGCTCAATGTGTCCTTCAGTTAACAAGGACACATTCTTCATTAAACTATCTCCATCCTCCTTAATGCAATCCACATCATTTACCAGCAAATTAGAgcactttttcttctttgtccAAATGTAGGTTTTCACTCTTTTCTTCCTCTTATATGTAATGATAGTCCTTGTTTCAGAAGAAACAGGATGACTCTCAGGGTGCACATCATCATTCTCCATTAAACTTCTGTTTGCACTATTTGAAGAACTACTTTGCTTTTCAGATATTGGAAAATCTTTCCTCATTGTAGTCAAATCTAAGTCTGCAACTTTAGGAGCACACTTTGCTTCCTTCTTTTCCAACTGCTCACCATTAGCCACGTGCAAATCAATAACTCCATTATTTTCAAAGGCATTATGCCCATTAAGCAAACACACATCTCCATTTGATTGTTTCACCACTAGCTCATTCTGTGAGCATATGTCAACTGACGGCTGCAAAGATGAGTGCTTTTCTTGCAGCATATTGTTTTTTAGAGACTTATCTCCTGCAAGAGCACAATCTTTAGCATCACGTTCAATGACATGGAGACTCTCCTTATATAACTTTCTCCTCAATCTCTTTCTCTTCGATCGACTTAAATTCTTTGGGAAATCCAACTTTGCACTTGTCCCCACTGAAACATTCGTTTCTTTGGGAGCAGCTGCCAATACAGGTTTTAAGCTTGTATCCCCCGAAGCCTCCACTTCAAGGGGATCAGTTTCTGAAACTGCCTTGGTGATCATATCAACTAAAGCCATTCCAAAGGGAGCAGTCATTGTTTTAGAAGTAACTTCTTGAAGATCAGCATCTGTATTATCCGTTTTGGGGGCACTAGACTTCCTCTTCCGCCGACgcctttttctgtttttcttatttcccGAACGCATCAAAGGGGAATTATCACATGCCTCTATCAAACCTGGGTTAGAGCTAACATCAACTGTAGATTCTGTACTATCCATTGTTGGTGCATTATCCCTGTTTTGCTTCTGCTGCccttttacctttttcttattttccaaatatgcCAAACCAGAATTATATTGTGCCTCTATCAAACTTGAGTTATTGTCAACGGTAGATTCTGGTATCAAATCTGAGTTGGAGCTAATATCAATAGTAGATTCTGCACATGAATTTGTTTTTAGGGGGATATCCTGCATTAAGGAAGCTCCCTCTGGACAATCATGACTACGatcattattattacataACGCATTAGTTTTCCTATTCCGCTTGTTTCTCTTCCTCTTCGCAGCAGATGAACTTACTTCTGCATTATGCGATTTGATTTCCAAATCCATGTTCAAACTATCAACTAAACAAACACTATTACCATTTGCACTCCAAGCAATACTCTTTATCGACCGAATTTAGCATCGCCAGGTGCTTCAGCATACTAATGCGGGGTATATTCCATTCATTCTCTGCCATTAATAGAATACATCTCCTTTTTTGCAACACCTCCCAAAAGGAGaggcaaaatattttctattttaaccTTTAGGCTTTTCCTCACACTATTGTGTCCCTCTTCTTGGAAACAAACCTGCAAAAGCATCCATACAAACCAAAAGTGAGCTCTCATAGATATTAACTGCTGCGGCACCTACACACAATCAAGCAATACACCAAAAAATCCAACGCAGCAAAAAAGGTGTTGAATAGGATGACTGGGATCACCAGTTACAGTTGTATGGAAAGTTGAGTTCATTCCACCCAACATAAAGCCACGTAAACGAATATATGCATAAAAGCAAAATTTAACTTGTGAATAACTAATCTAGAGTGCCTAAACGTATCAAATAATTAGTATCTCATAACTGACACAAATTAGCGACGAGAATAAAAAGTAATCCTATTGCGATGCTTCCTTGTAATTGACtatctaataataatttcatcttATTGTCTTCAAAATCTGCAGAGTTTTGAACGTCAAGTAATTTTTCATCAACAGAGCGGAAGATTTAAAAACCTTACTAAAATCAGCAGGCCAGTAAATTAGGCATCAAGTAGTAGAAATATGCAGAATTTGATAAACAGATAAGTAGAACGGatgaatttattcattttaagcTGCAATCGAAATAATACTCAACTAAGTAATTCAGAACAGTATTCGAATCTCGATATAGGATAGAGAGCGGAAAACGAAACCTGAAGCAGCAGAAGAGGATGAAATCCGACGGAggcttaaaaaattagaatgagGTTTtggcttttgcttttttggAAGACTTTTCTATGGAGTGTCTTGACTAATGTGATACATTAACACTACTACTGCCTGCCGCTCGCCGCTCCTCAGGAGCAACCGTTAGTGGTAACCAACCGCAAATCAACTTTTACCTAAATACCAATACCGATACGATTGCGTATTGTCTATTTAATGTGTCCAGACACGGAAGGGGCTTtcccatttttccttttttttttaattgtttttaatttagtttctttattaactaatgtattttatattagtatataataattaattaaatatcattgaatttttttggtaaatttaaaatgtcttttgttggatttttaacttcaatgagatttgtaataattttttttttttttcataaaacaaCACAAACTTTTAGGACAATTTTACCATCGAAACTCTATCAAAAACTTTAGTGAGTATgttcattaaaatattccGCTTTTATTTGCACTCGAACTATAGTGATTTGACAAGAGGTTGTTACTGGTTACCACTGTCAATTATAAACTTTAAAAGAGCTGCTTCAAATGCTAAGAGTTAATATCACGACAGTCCTAAACGGATGAGCGCTCATCATCAATATTCCTTTCGCTGGAAATGGTATGCGTTTCTTGTACAAACAAGTACACAATAAAGCAATTGAATAGCTCACAATAAATTCATAGCTGATAAAAGATGCCGTAAAATCAGCGAAATGCCAGCGGCAAAGGTGTCAGAACACATAGGAAATAAGTGTGAGCCTATAAAAATTGAAGCTGAAACCATTTCTTCCTCAGTCTCAAAATCTGAAATGTATGTATATGCATTTCTCAATCGGGCATCAACCTCTACTTGTGACAAATATTAGCTGGTTAGagggaaagaaagaaacatcTACCAATCAATGATTCCAGGTACtgtaaatttacaaaagaTCAAATATATTAAACTCAATAGCTATAATTAAGAAAGACGCAACTTTCATAATCGATATGTTACATACATGTTATGAACTTCCTCAGACTTGGCTGAGGAGAGAAATAATCCTGTTGTAAACTCTATCTTGAAATCTCCTTCAGCTAGCAGTAGCACGTATAAAATTTACAACTAATAAACAACTTTCACCAATGAGCAGATAATTATCACCATCAGTCCATCCTCACGGcactgaaagaaaaaattacgaATCATGGTTACAGCTCCATTGGCATAAGAAAACAGTCAATAAGATGGGAAATTAACTTGAAGctgtaataaaatatcaaaattttctataaCTCATAGCTGAGAAATCACTTACCGATGGTCACATTTTCACGTACTTATCAACATAGCCCTGCAAAATTTGGTCAAAGTACTTAGAAACACTTGTTTCCTTTCACTGATTTCTTTCAGTTTGAGGGAAATGAAGTGAATAGTGACTAAGGCATTTGACATGGTATTCTAGGTTCCATAAAGTAAATGAGATTCATCTGTTTACATGAAACAAAATGTTGCTAATGGAATTAGTTAGGACTGTCAAAAATCGCAATCCAACTTTTGGGAGACAAAGTTACCGACACTCCAGTGACTGGTGCCAAGAGACAGCGGGTCCATTGTGTCACAAATCATATTGGAAACTAATAGACCAAGAATGTAATGCTAAGCTCGTTTTGGCCTAATGATAAGACaaaatctaaagaaaactaCTGGATGAAGGCATGTACTCCTATATACAATTAGATCAACTTAGAAGGGAGATTATCCTAATTTAGGTTCATATTGTCATACAACAATgaaaattctgaaaaaaaagaatttaccATAACAAGTTTAGTCAGTTTCCGCTGAGATGAGACAATGTACTGATCTATCTTTGCCTGAGACTTGGGTATCTGATGACTCTTCATAGCTCCAGACACCTTATCAACTGTCTTCTTGACAATGGTCTTAAATGCTTCCTTACTCATATTACCCTCCCGCCAAGACGGTTTCAAAACCTCCTTTACAAAATCAGCAAGGGCAACCTTGAAAAGCTTCATTGATCTGGACTCTTTGTTCTTGCTCTTTGATGGTGACTTTATCGGATCTATCTCGATCTCACCTGAATTCAAGTTGCCTGCACCATTAGGATTGTTTGGGCTCTCATTCTCAACAGCACCCACTTCTGCATCTGCAGACTCGCCATATTCCTCATTAAATGCAGTAATAGTAGCAGCTACTCCTACTACTCCCCCAgttgctttcttcttcttgttctctTCCACATCCAATGGCTTGTTTGAACCACTGTGCCCCAACATGATATCAGAGTCGCTGCTGGGTTCCCACTTGTTAACATTATTGGTTTTATAGGAAAGGTTTGATGATGGCTCAAAGCTGTCAAGAAGTGGATCATACTGGTCACCTCCTGACCTAGGAAAATTCTGCCCAACAGCCTTCGGAGAATTTGGTGAGGAAGTTGCCTGCCTTGACCCAACACTGCCAGTATCTCTCACTTCAACTCGAGCATGGCTCATATCAAAAGGACTAGCATACTTGCCACAGTAGGTTGTGACCTCTTGCCGACAAGCATCAGAACTCAATTTGGAGCTCAGTGACTGCTCAAAAGTAGATGCATGAGGGTAgtaagttgaatttcttgatccTTCCAAATTAAGAGGATGAGAAGACTGATTCACTTCCTGAAGATCTGGTGGAAATTTGGAAGAGGAACTAACGGACACGGAGTGGTGCACACTGTAGGGAGGCTGTTGTTGATTCAAGTGAAGATGAATATGAGAAGTTGATTTCAAAAGCTCACCTGGATGCAAATTGTCAGCAGGAGAAGGTTGCAATTTACTAGCAGATAATTCCTGCGAAAAAGTTGTAGGTACAAGTTGATTGTCACCTTGAGGAAAGGAACTTGACGTTCGAAGACCCAGTGTTGGAAGATGGCTCGACTGATCTTCTCTCAAAAGACCCTGGACGGTAAATTGTTGACTCTGTAGGTTGTACGGAGGCAAAGGCTTCGAACTAAAATCCTCTGAACATGAGATAGAACGATTTGGCTCTTGCATTGGATGAAATGATCGCTGCTGAAAATCACCAACCTGCGAAGGAGCTGGCAATTCAGCTGCATATGGTCTTATCTGTGAAGAAACAATGGGTGGTGGAGGTGGTAATGGTGTCCAAGAGGGAATTGGTGGTAAGAAGAAATTAGACTGTTGGCTGGGAATCATATTAGAACGAAACCTTTCCCCAGAAGCTGCTTGAGATGCGAAGGATGCACTCTCTGGGACCAAGTTGTAATCCCCTGGAGGCTGGATCATGTTGTGAGCAGTTACACCTTGTGAACACGGTGGGGGAGGGGGCAGCTGGGCAGAATTATGtctaaattcaattgaatttgGTAAAGCTTCAGCTACAGGAAGCTTATTTACTGAATTCATGGGTGTTTGTTCTGGAGAAGAATCAGATATGGAAGAGTTATCAGTCTGCTGAGGAAGACACTCAGCATTCTGAAGCAATGGATCATGCAGCTTGGCTTGAGCTGGCATAGTCACAGAATTTTCCCTAGGAAGTATATCTGGAGAAGCATCACCATGTGACTTGAATGTATCAGATTTAACTGTATGAGGATCAACTAATCGACTATCTTGGTCAAAACTACCAGGCATTTCTTGACCTAGTTGCTTTTTTGAACTCTTGACTACATGATGCTGTTGATCTGATTCTTTCTGCAAGTTATGCTTGACCTCTCCTTCAAAATTAGAATCCTTGGGAATAGATGGAACTTCCATAAACTGCTGTTTGCTCCTACGACGCTTTGATCCATCGCCCTTCTCGGAATCATGGTGCAGATAGCGACAAGATGCTCCACGGTAGCACCTGCCTCGAcgaaagtcaaaacatccaggAATCTGACTCCTGTCCCGTCTCATACGATCACCACAGAACGAACTCACACGCTTAGAAACAGGAGACCTGCTTCTGCTTCTTCGATTTCTTGGAGATCTGCTCCTGCTGCTTCTTCGATTTCTGGGAGACCTGCTCCTGCTTCTCCGTTTTCTGGGAGACCAGCTAAAAGAAGCAAGAAATTTTGCAGTGAATGAGTATTGATTTACTTGACAAATAATAAGCTCTTAACCATGGTTGTATTATGTCATGATTTACAAAGAATAAGAGGTGAATTAGGACCTATTATTTACTAATGATTGGTTAATAAACCAATTGCATAAACCAATAATGTACATCATGTAGTCCATACCTGCGAGATCGGCTTCGTCTCTCCCTTCTCCTCCATACCCTCCCCTTCCTCCGTCTGCCTAGAGGTGATCTGCTCCGGCTTCTGCCTCTTTTTCCTTGCTTCCCAGTATAGCGTGAATCATCAGAATCACTCTCACTTGCACCTTCCCTGACCAATCGCCCAAATTCGTCTACTTTAAGAGAATTTGAAGGAGACTTTGCACCTTTTTCAGCATATTCCTTCTGAAGGTTACCATTTAAACGAATTTCAACACCAGCATCCTCCAAGGCATTCTTTTTCTGGAAATCCTGAGGAGACTCGGCATGACCAACATATGCttgatttttgtgtttatGGAGAACATTTTCATCAGTTGTTCCACTAGTAATGGATGCCATAACAATTTCCTCAGGCTCTCTACCTGAAACTTCATGGAAATTCACAGATTTGGGCGAAATGTTCAATCCTATATTCCTATGCGGACTTGAAGCTGCAACTGCAACCGATGATGTGTCTTTTAAAGCACTAGCACCGTGAGGCTCCTTGTCATTATCTGAGATGTCATCAGAAGCATAGTCGTGCAGAAGTCTAAAAGGGCTGCCACCTTCTATAAGCTGAGAAGATTTCTTCTCAGAATACACACCTTGAGCAGCTGCTAAAGCCCCAGAAGAAAATTTGTCATCAACTGAGGTAGTAGCAGATTTCTCTAAATTTCTGTTCAAGGGGCACTCATCGGCTGAACTAATCACTGGGCTACAAACTTTGGCAGCTGGCCTCTCTAATGCTACTAGGTCATGTTTGGAAACAACTCTGTCTACTAcattcaaaagaaataataaaataataataacaatacatTTGAACCCAAATTAAAAGATGTAGCATATGAAGAATTCATCCTGGGGTAATCACTATGTATACggtaaataaacataaacttTCCAAAAGCAGCGCAATGATACAAAAGTTGGGGAACAATTTGACATTCTAGAGTACTGATTTAATGAACACACAAGCTAATCCCAATGgaggaaaaaacaaaaacatatcaaaactaacagaaagaaaatgaacaagGAGAAAGTATTTGCTTTATCTAATCACGAGGGTTATAGaaataattctaaaataaagtGCTTACCCTGTTCAAGAATAACTGGAGCAGTGGATGCGGCCCTTTTAGATTCTGTCATTTGCTGTTTATGTGACAGCTCTTTGACATCAAGCTCACTGTAAATCAAATCATACCCACTGGTACCTTCAGTTGAGTGATTCACCCCAGGGTCATTGCCAGGTAGGGTGATATCATCTTCAAGCAACCAATAAAAAgcagagaaaaaaatgagtaaTAATGTAACCAAGGCAAAAGCCAAACACTTAATACAACTAAAGCATGTGAAATTTGAGACAATCCAAATCTAACTTCACAACTAATGAATTTGACACAATTTGAGAGCACTAAAGCTCAGCTTAAAAGCAATTCAACAAGCTTGCAACCCATGAACACATTTGGCCATGGAGGACTCTGAATGATTGTTAATAAACGATTGCTAAGATGCACTTTCTACAGTTGCTTTTACCATGAAGATGTTTAGGAATTACAGTTCTTTAGGGGAGGGATGGATGCACATTGTGGGTCAAACCCAGGTTCTTTTAACTGTTCTCTGTAGAGATTTGTTACCACTCCCCTGGAAATTTGTTCTCCTTGTGGACACCCAGTTTGCACCTGtatcttctttccttttctatttttaatgcAATTTTCTCGTAGTATAGCTTGCACAAGTGTTGTAAATTCCATAATAACACATGGATGCACCTACTGACGTGGAACAATAAATACAGGGATCTCATTTGAATTATCACttcacaaataaattacaaactcCCAGTAGTAAACAACAATCGCACACCACATAATACCACATCTGCGTTACTTGAAAAGATCCAGAGAATTATAAACAATAAGAAGCAGAATCGTATTTAGTTACACGAACCTACCTTCCATCTCCATGTCTGAGTCAGGAGGTGAATAAGTTCTTGATGCAACCTCCAAATGATTGGATTGCAGTGAAGAGTCAGTCCCTGATGTCCTTAAAGGTGATTcacttcttttttcatttaatttacaagCCAACATACATTTCTTCTTTGTCCACAAGAAATACTCATGCGCAATTTCAGCATCACTTCCTGGATCACCAGCaaacaaaaactcaaattctGGATTTCCAGATTCATTTTGACGAACCATATCTTCATAATCAGGACCATTCTTAGCAATAAGCTGACATAAATCTTCAATCTTCTGAACAACTTTTTCTTCTGTTGGCTTAGGCGGAGATGGGGAACCTTCCTGAATTAAAGACCCATCAAACTGGTGCACATTGTGCCTGACCTGATAGGTGATTACATCTTTATCAAAAAAATCTGAAGTACTTACTTTAGAGCAAAATGGTTTACTGGAACTGGTCAAGTTGGAAGCAACTTCATGGTGTGCAGAAGAGGACGAGGGAGAGGTAGATGGAGGTCGAGAGGATGGAATCGGTGGAGGATTAAAAGGTAgaggcggcggcggcggcggcggcggcggcagGGACACCAAAGAAGGCATACGAGAGTTTCTACCTGTTGACTGTACAACACTTCCAAATGGATCAGAAGTGAAAGAACTAGAAgtaggaggaggaggaggttGATTCAGCATATATGGAAGATCTTGCTCACCGCCAGGCTGCTGTGACTGTAATTGCACTGAAGCTCTATAAACAGTAGCTGAAGGAGGAGGTAATTCTCTAGGGGGATGAGGAGGCATTGATGCTGGCATATGGTGCACATTTTGGGTCCCTAAATGTGAAGACAGCTGCATCTTCTGTTGATCAGTTGAACACATATGTGGCAATGGGGTGCTTCCATGTGCTGCAGGGTTTGGGGGTACATAAGTTTGGCTACTGTTCGCCCCAGCATCGGGTGAAATTTGACGAACTGCAGGATGTGGGACAGGAGGACTGTGTTGATATATAGGAAGGCCTCGTTGAAATATAGGAGGTGGAGCCAGAGAACCTTGTTGAAAATGAGGGGGAAGAGGAGGCGGACCAGGCGGCTGGTGCCGGTATGGTGGTTGCAGGGGTGGGGGAGGACCCCTCCCAAACTGAGAATTATAACTCCCTTGGCCATACATCTCAATACACGCTATAACTCAAAACAATCATCCAATTACtaatttcaataccaattcaAGCACTTCATTTCATGCATACAATCTTATATTCAAGCCTTCCAAAATCTACCtgtaaaattacaagaaacaTCTTAAACAAGGGATGTGTACATACAATATGTTAACAATTTGAAAATGCAATccaaacatatatatacatacatatataattatgctCCTTTTTATCACTTactaatcaaattcaattcaatattTGCTTCCCGGGAAAATGTAGGAAACGAGACCAGAACAGAGCTCAATTAAAAATCCCTAAACTCCATTATTCTCATTATTAGAAAAACTCAATTGTTCTTTTGTCTATTTCTAATGAATAAGTAAATCAACAACACACGTATTGTTgatgttttcaattttctaaAGTCTACTCCTTTCTCGGATTTTCTCAGCAAGCAAacagaaaaagataaaaaaataaaaaagagcaTAAACTGAACGAACAAATTCGATACTTACGAATCAAAATAACGGAAGGATCAAGAAATTAAGCCCTAGAAATTGAGAAGTCGAAAATTTGAAGAGGATTGtgtcctttaaaaaaaaaattaacaattagtTTCCGGTTAAGAAACTTAGTGGGAGTGTGTAAAGAGCTAAACTTTATAAACCCTATTGctgtaagatttttttttgtttattttatttttttccttttttttgtgCGTCTCCTGGTACTTTTTGATTCGTTTATTTTTGCTCAGCGTGAGAATAAAGAAAACTTGATAActtataataacaaaatacgAGATAAAGAAACCGACTTTTGTAGcgagtaaaaaaataataataacaacaattatttttgattaatttcaaaagtaATCCAAAATCtagataaatttacaaataaaattcctTACTAGTTCTAAATTTCGGAACtatttcaaatataatatGGGCTCATTTGGTATACcggattgaattgaattggattggatCAGATTAGATAAGATAGGATTGGATTTGATAATACTGgattatatataatactaTGTTGTGTTTAGTATGCCATGAGATTAGCCAGTAACTAATAATAtgtcttatatattaatttattaaaatcattgtaaatttactttaaaatgaCATGTAATATAATCtaacttaaatcaataattattggtaaatttataaaaaaaatacaaaatcttcctttaattttttttaatatttaacatattatagtttttaatccCATGAATAGTAGAGGACAAAGTTTTATCTTAGAAAATGTAATCCCAAAGGTCCCCTTGGGATGAAATTTTACCACTATTGGGATTAAGTGGTGGACCCATTATTGTTATCctatctttactttttttacaCCAAACATGATATAAGGATTGTTTTACACTAAAATTATCCAATCCATTAATATATAACTAAAACCAAACGGCCCTATGTGTTGAGTAAATGGTTGGCTTATACTATTATGTGAAGGACAAAAAAAATCCCCACACCCTGTCTCGCACTATATAAATATAGGTTCTTggtttgtaaattaattaatgaacaatatttgtttcattataactcattatttattatttatcactttgtgtgtgtgtcAGAGATTCGTGCTGCATCGTAACTGAATTCCAACATAGCCATAACCTAAACTTAATAATAAGATCTCTTAAGtattttgtttagtttaatttttttttatttataacacGTTATCAACACAATAACGGATTTGACGTGGgcacttttaatttttattatttgtgcttatttatgcttttttaatattttatcattattatatttttatattgttggtttattatgttgttgatttaattatttattgtttataataatttttaatggcTGGTTTTATAATAACGTCTATATTGTTATTACCTTcgtaatatattattattatgttaataCAACTtgtttaacttatttatttatatgtctGGCTTAATCACCTAtcaagttaattttaatttcaacgaattaagatttgtttttgcatatatttgtctttgaatattattattgtagcCTGAAGTTTATAACACAAATGAGATGGTGAGAATATGAAGTTCTTACctcattaaaattcaaaacctAAAGTTCTAAATATATGCATGAAGTCtctacatattttttttttgtctgtatttacatgttttatatattattgtgatttttttcctttgattattaataataagattttttgaaaaatgacaaaTCCCACAAATCTACAAATCCATGCTCTTGAAGTttctaggaaaaaaaaaaaaactacctTTCTTAGAtgttaaatacaaaaatgacCTGCAAGCTATGGGCCTGAAAGGCACAATAGCAGAAGAAAACAAAGTATTTTTGTAGGAAAAATTAAAGGCTATGATTTTCCTCTAACACCATTT encodes:
- the LOC102630541 gene encoding zinc finger CCCH domain-containing protein 55 isoform X6, with amino-acid sequence MCTICQHQCLLIPLENYLLLQLLFIELQCNYSHSSLASTGRNSRMPSLVSLPPPPPPPPPLPFNPPPIPSSRPPSTSPSSSSAHHEVASNLTSSSKPFCSKEGSPSPPKPTEEKVVQKIEDLCQLIAKNGPDYEDMVRQNESGNPEFEFLFAGDPGSDAEIAHEYFLWTKKKCMLACKLNEKRSESPLRTSGTDSSLQSNHLEVASRTYSPPDSDMEMEDDITLPGNDPGVNHSTEGTSGYDLIYSELDVKELSHKQQMTESKRAASTAPVILEQVDRVVSKHDLVALERPAAKVCSPVISSADECPLNRNLEKSATTSVDDKFSSGALAAAQGVYSEKKSSQLIEGGSPFRLLHDYASDDISDNDKEPHGASALKDTSSVAVAASSPHRNIGLNISPKSVNFHEVSGREPEEIVMASITSGTTDENVLHKHKNQAYVGHAESPQDFQKKNALEDAGVEIRLNGNLQKEYAEKGAKSPSNSLKVDEFGRLVREGASESDSDDSRYTGKQGKRGRSRSRSPLGRRRKGRVWRRRERRSRSRSWSPRKRRSRSRSPRNRRSSRSRSPRNRRSRSRSPVSKRVSSFCGDRMRRDRSQIPGCFDFRRGRCYRGASCRYLHHDSEKGDGSKRRRSKQQFMEVPSIPKDSNFEGEVKHNLQKESDQQHHVVKSSKKQLGQEMPGSFDQDSRLVDPHTVKSDTFKSHGDASPDILPRENSVTMPAQAKLHDPLLQNAECLPQQTDNSSISDSSPEQTPMNSVNKLPVAEALPNSIEFRHNSAQLPPPPPCSQGVTAHNMIQPPGDYNLVPESASFASQAASGERFRSNMIPSQQSNFFLPPIPSWTPLPPPPPIVSSQIRPYAAELPAPSQVGDFQQRSFHPMQEPNRSISCSEDFSSKPLPPYNLQSQQFTVQGLLREDQSSHLPTLGLRTSSSFPQGDNQLVPTTFSQELSASKLQPSPADNLHPGELLKSTSHIHLHLNQQQPPYSVHHSVSVSSSSKFPPDLQEVNQSSHPLNLEGSRNSTYYPHASTFEQSLSSKLSSDACRQEVTTYCGKYASPFDMSHARVEVRDTGSVGSRQATSSPNSPKAVGQNFPRSGGDQYDPLLDSFEPSSNLSYKTNNVNKWEPSSDSDIMLGHSGSNKPLDVEENKKKKATGGVVGVAATITAFNEEYGESADAEVGAVENESPNNPNGAGNLNSGEIEIDPIKSPSKSKNKESRSMKLFKVALADFVKEVLKPSWREGNMSKEAFKTIVKKTVDKVSGAMKSHQIPKSQAKIDQYIVSSQRKLTKLVMCREDGLMVIIICSLVKVVY
- the LOC102630541 gene encoding uncharacterized protein LOC102630541 isoform X1 produces the protein MYGQGSYNSQFGRGPPPPLQPPYRHQPPGPPPLPPHFQQGSLAPPPIFQRGLPIYQHSPPVPHPAVRQISPDAGANSSQTYVPPNPAAHGSTPLPHMCSTDQQKMQLSSHLGTQNVHHMPASMPPHPPRELPPPSATVYRASVQLQSQQPGGEQDLPYMLNQPPPPPTSSSFTSDPFGSVVQSTGRNSRMPSLVSLPPPPPPPPPLPFNPPPIPSSRPPSTSPSSSSAHHEVASNLTSSSKPFCSKEGSPSPPKPTEEKVVQKIEDLCQLIAKNGPDYEDMVRQNESGNPEFEFLFAGDPGSDAEIAHEYFLWTKKKCMLACKLNEKRSESPLRTSGTDSSLQSNHLEVASRTYSPPDSDMEMEDDITLPGNDPGVNHSTEGTSGYDLIYSELDVKELSHKQQMTESKRAASTAPVILEQVDRVVSKHDLVALERPAAKVCSPVISSADECPLNRNLEKSATTSVDDKFSSGALAAAQGVYSEKKSSQLIEGGSPFRLLHDYASDDISDNDKEPHGASALKDTSSVAVAASSPHRNIGLNISPKSVNFHEVSGREPEEIVMASITSGTTDENVLHKHKNQAYVGHAESPQDFQKKNALEDAGVEIRLNGNLQKEYAEKGAKSPSNSLKVDEFGRLVREGASESDSDDSRYTGKQGKRGRSRSRSPLGRRRKGRVWRRRERRSRSRSWSPRKRRSRSRSPRNRRSSRSRSPRNRRSRSRSPVSKRVSSFCGDRMRRDRSQIPGCFDFRRGRCYRGASCRYLHHDSEKGDGSKRRRSKQQFMEVPSIPKDSNFEGEVKHNLQKESDQQHHVVKSSKKQLGQEMPGSFDQDSRLVDPHTVKSDTFKSHGDASPDILPRENSVTMPAQAKLHDPLLQNAECLPQQTDNSSISDSSPEQTPMNSVNKLPVAEALPNSIEFRHNSAQLPPPPPCSQGVTAHNMIQPPGDYNLVPESASFASQAASGERFRSNMIPSQQSNFFLPPIPSWTPLPPPPPIVSSQIRPYAAELPAPSQVGDFQQRSFHPMQEPNRSISCSEDFSSKPLPPYNLQSQQFTVQGLLREDQSSHLPTLGLRTSSSFPQGDNQLVPTTFSQELSASKLQPSPADNLHPGELLKSTSHIHLHLNQQQPPYSVHHSVSVSSSSKFPPDLQEVNQSSHPLNLEGSRNSTYYPHASTFEQSLSSKLSSDACRQEVTTYCGKYASPFDMSHARVEVRDTGSVGSRQATSSPNSPKAVGQNFPRSGGDQYDPLLDSFEPSSNLSYKTNNVNKWEPSSDSDIMLGHSGSNKPLDVEENKKKKATGGVVGVAATITAFNEEYGESADAEVGAVENESPNNPNGAGNLNSGEIEIDPIKSPSKSKNKESRSMKLFKVALADFVKEVLKPSWREGNMSKEAFKTIVKKTVDKVSGAMKSHQIPKSQAKIDQYIVSSQRKLTKLVMCREDGLMVIIICSLVKVVY